The nucleotide sequence AATCCCTTTCAAGGCCGATGCGTATTGCATCGGCCTTTTTGTTGCGGATGCGCGGTGTGTCCGCGGTAGGGCGCCTGGTCTCAGGCGCTCTGATCCGAGATTCCGCAGTTGGATTTTACAGAAGGCAACGAAGAGCACGAAGCTGGAACGAGTTGCAGGCGATTATGGGCATCAATTCATTCACCCGTAGGGTGAGTTGGATGTCATGCAGCTTACTCGATTTAACTCACTTTATTACAAAGCTTTGTTAACTTTTTTACCTTCTGTGAACTGCGTTAATTAGGCTGATGCGAACCTCTAAAATACGACGCGAGCGGCTGCAAGCAGGCGGCCGACAAGAGTGGGGACGAATGTCGGGTTACAACCTGCACAAAAAAACCCGCACGGCCGGAGGCGGTGCGGGTTCGAGAAGGATCGCGGCAAAATCGCCGCCGTATCAGGCGCGGCCCATGTAGGAGCCGTCGGAGGTGCTGATCTTCAGTTTCTCGCCTTCCTTGATGAAGAGCGGGACTTGCACCACGAGGCCGGTTTCCATGGTGGCCGGCTTTTGCACGTTGCTGGCCGTGTCGCCCTTGATGCCATCGGCGCTTTCGGTGACCTCGAGAACCACGGATGTCGGCAGGTCGACCGTGATCGGGTTTTCGTCGACGTAGAGCACCTCGACTTCGCCATTGGGCGTCAGGTAGTTCTTGGCGTCGCCAATGAGTTCGGCGGAGAGCTCGATCGTTTCAAAGGTCTCCGGGTCCATGAACGCGAACTGATCGCGATCGGCGTAGCTGAACTCCAATTTCTTACGCTCGGTCATGAGCACATCCATCTGATCCGAGGAGGAGAACCGTTGGTCGAGGGATTTCCCGTAGATGAGATTGCGCATCTTGATCTGGACGAAAGCGCGCAGGTTGCCCGGCGTGCGATGGTTGGTTTCGAGGATCAAGTGAGGGGCACCGTTGTATTTAACAACTTGGCCGCGGCGGACATCATTGGCGGAAGGCATGGTGTGGGAAAGGGTGTGGAGGGATTGAAAAGGTCGATGGTTAACGAACCGCCCCGGCGACTGTCAAGGGTCTCGCCGGTCTCTGCATCTCGGGACTTGCCCTGTGCACGTGCATGGTTCGAGATTCGCGCAACTACATGAAACAACGCACGCTAACGCGTGAGGTTTCGGTCACCGGCCAGGGTTTGCACACAGGGCAAGCCGTCACGCTTACCCTTAAGCCTGCGCCCGCCGGTGCCGGCCTCGTCTTTAAACGCACCGACCTTTCCGGCCAACCCGAGATCAAACCTCGCGTGGCCCAAGTGACTGATTTGGTGCGCAACACCACCATCCAGGAGGGCCACACCAAGATCAATCTGGTGGAGCACGTGCTGAGCGCCCTCACGGGTTGCGGCATCGACAATGCCGTCATCGAAATGGATGCGTCCGAGCCGCCCATCATGGACGGATCGGCCAAACCCTTCGTTGACGTGATCCTCGCGGGCGAACCGACCGAGCAGGACGCCACGCGCGAATATTTTGTCCTGGATGAGCCGGTCTCGGTGACCAAGGGCAACTCCTCGTTGATCGCGTTGCCACACGACGGCTTCAAGATCACCTGCACCTCGGCGGATGATCGCGGCATTCATACGCAGCACCTCACGCTCGATATCGATCCCGACGCCTACATCACGCAGATCGCCGCGTCGCGCACGTTCACGATATTCGAGGACATTGAGGAGTTGCTCAAGGCCGGTAAAATCAAGGGCGGTTCACTCGACTGCGCCATCGTGATCAAGGGTGACAAGATCATGTCCAAGGACCCGCTGCGGTTTAAGGACGAGTTCGTGCGTCACAAGATTCTGGATATCATCGGCGATATCACGCTGCTCGGTCTGCCGCTCAAAGCGCACATCATCGCGACGCGCCCCGGCCACGCCATTAATGCTGATTTGACCAAGGCCTTGGCTGAGAAAATGGCGGAGCGAGCGAAGAAAAAGAAAAAGCGTCCCACCATCGTGCTGCCGACGGAAACCTCCCTCGATATCCGCCGCATCCTCGAAACCATTCCGCACCGCTATCCGTTTGTGATGGTCGATCGGGTGGTGGAGTTCATCGGCGACGACGCGCTGGTCGCGATCAAAAACGTGACGATCAACGAGCCCTATTTCATGGGGCACTTCCCCGAAAGTCCCGTCATGCCCGGCGTGCTCCAACTGGAAGCCATGGCCCAGGCCGCCGGCATCATCATGCTGCGCAAGGGCGAACGGGCGGGCAGCACGGCGTTTTTCCTTAGCGCCGATAAAGTAAAATTCCGCAAACCGGTGCTGCCGGGTGACCAGTTGATCATCAATGCCAAGATCGTGAAAATGCGCGGCACCAAAATGGCGCAGGCCGAGTGCACCTGTTCCGTCAATGGCCAGGTGGTTTCCGGAGCCGAGCTCATGTTTGCGATCGTGACGGAAACCGAGTAGTTCGTCACCTCACCATGTCCACCCAGATTCATCCCACCGCCGTCGTCGATCCGACGGCGCAACTCGGCGC is from Synoicihabitans lomoniglobus and encodes:
- the efp gene encoding elongation factor P, which encodes MPSANDVRRGQVVKYNGAPHLILETNHRTPGNLRAFVQIKMRNLIYGKSLDQRFSSSDQMDVLMTERKKLEFSYADRDQFAFMDPETFETIELSAELIGDAKNYLTPNGEVEVLYVDENPITVDLPTSVVLEVTESADGIKGDTASNVQKPATMETGLVVQVPLFIKEGEKLKISTSDGSYMGRA
- a CDS encoding bifunctional UDP-3-O-[3-hydroxymyristoyl] N-acetylglucosamine deacetylase/3-hydroxyacyl-ACP dehydratase — encoded protein: MKQRTLTREVSVTGQGLHTGQAVTLTLKPAPAGAGLVFKRTDLSGQPEIKPRVAQVTDLVRNTTIQEGHTKINLVEHVLSALTGCGIDNAVIEMDASEPPIMDGSAKPFVDVILAGEPTEQDATREYFVLDEPVSVTKGNSSLIALPHDGFKITCTSADDRGIHTQHLTLDIDPDAYITQIAASRTFTIFEDIEELLKAGKIKGGSLDCAIVIKGDKIMSKDPLRFKDEFVRHKILDIIGDITLLGLPLKAHIIATRPGHAINADLTKALAEKMAERAKKKKKRPTIVLPTETSLDIRRILETIPHRYPFVMVDRVVEFIGDDALVAIKNVTINEPYFMGHFPESPVMPGVLQLEAMAQAAGIIMLRKGERAGSTAFFLSADKVKFRKPVLPGDQLIINAKIVKMRGTKMAQAECTCSVNGQVVSGAELMFAIVTETE